One part of the Sneathia vaginalis genome encodes these proteins:
- a CDS encoding aminopeptidase C, whose amino-acid sequence MERIDFNDIERYALSYEQKGLKVLQNSVHKNGINNATFNAEAQIKDQHVYSVDIKTGAVANQRQSGRCWMFAALNTFRHKLNKDYKLKDFELSQTYTFFFDKLEKSNYFLENILKTLDEDLDSRLVHFLLATPQQDGGQWDMLASIIEKYGIVPKYAMPEAFHSTSSMRLDDLLNKKLRKSAQILRSLHEEGKSVDELRKLKDEILDEIYSFLVVSLGKPPKAFTFEYEDKDGKFHRDENITPKEFFNKYVGIDLNDYISLINAPTKDKPYHKTFTVDYLGNVLGGRQVKYLNVTMEELKQAAISQLQDGVTVWFGCDVGQSSDRQLGIMDLNIFEVDKSLGIDFSMTKEISLDYCESLMTHAMVLSGVNILNEKPTRWKVENSWGDQPGNKGYFVMSDEWMDKYTYQVVVNKKYLPENLRKLIEQEPIVLKPWDPMGSLALMK is encoded by the coding sequence ATGGAAAGAATAGATTTTAATGATATCGAAAGATATGCTCTTTCATATGAACAAAAAGGTTTAAAAGTTTTACAAAATTCTGTACACAAAAACGGAATTAATAATGCTACTTTTAATGCTGAAGCACAAATAAAGGATCAACATGTTTATTCAGTTGATATTAAAACAGGAGCTGTTGCAAATCAAAGACAATCAGGTAGATGTTGGATGTTTGCTGCACTTAATACATTTAGACATAAGTTGAATAAAGATTACAAGTTAAAGGATTTTGAATTATCACAAACTTATACATTCTTCTTTGATAAATTAGAAAAATCAAACTATTTCTTGGAAAATATTTTAAAAACTCTAGATGAAGACCTAGATTCAAGACTAGTACACTTCTTACTTGCAACACCTCAACAAGATGGTGGACAATGGGATATGTTAGCTTCAATTATTGAAAAATATGGTATAGTTCCTAAATATGCAATGCCTGAAGCATTTCATAGTACAAGTTCTATGAGATTAGATGACTTATTAAACAAGAAATTAAGAAAATCTGCTCAAATATTAAGAAGTCTACATGAAGAAGGTAAATCAGTTGATGAATTAAGAAAACTTAAAGATGAAATATTAGATGAAATATATTCATTCTTAGTTGTTTCATTAGGTAAACCACCTAAAGCATTTACATTTGAATATGAAGATAAAGATGGTAAATTCCATAGAGATGAAAATATTACACCAAAAGAATTCTTTAATAAATATGTTGGTATAGATTTAAATGATTACATCAGCTTAATCAATGCACCAACAAAGGATAAACCTTATCACAAGACTTTCACTGTTGACTATTTAGGAAATGTATTAGGTGGAAGACAAGTTAAGTACTTAAATGTTACTATGGAAGAATTAAAACAAGCTGCAATATCTCAATTACAAGATGGTGTTACTGTTTGGTTTGGTTGCGATGTAGGACAAAGTTCTGATAGACAATTAGGAATAATGGACTTAAATATATTTGAAGTAGATAAGAGTCTTGGAATTGATTTTTCAATGACTAAAGAAATATCATTAGACTATTGTGAAAGCTTAATGACACATGCTATGGTATTATCAGGAGTAAATATATTAAACGAAAAACCAACACGTTGGAAAGTTGAAAATAGCTGGGGAGATCAACCAGGTAACAAAGGTTATTTTGTAATGTCAGATGAATGGATGGATAAATATACATACCAAGTTGTAGTTAACAAGAAATATTTACCAGAAAATTTAAGAAAGTTAATTGAACAAGAACCTATAGTATTAAAACCATGGGACCCTATGGGATCACTTGCGTTAATGAAATAG
- the spoVG gene encoding septation regulator SpoVG, translated as MTITDVRIRVVKNTEGELKLKAYADVTFDDCFVVHGLKIIEGQNGLFIAMPSKKIGNGEFKDIVHPIQPEFRNHITEVILKKYEEEKNKD; from the coding sequence ATGACTATTACAGATGTTAGAATTAGAGTCGTTAAAAACACTGAAGGAGAGCTTAAATTAAAAGCTTATGCAGATGTAACATTTGATGATTGCTTTGTTGTTCATGGATTGAAGATTATAGAAGGGCAAAATGGGTTATTTATTGCTATGCCTTCTAAGAAGATTGGTAATGGTGAATTTAAAGATATTGTTCACCCAATACAACCAGAATTTAGAAATCATATTACAGAAGTTATACTTAAAAAATATGAAGAAGAAAAAAATAAAGATTAA
- the manA gene encoding mannose-6-phosphate isomerase, class I — protein sequence MELIFLEPYMKEVVWGGTRIQKEYGYKTDSDHIGEAWIVSANEHGLSKVANGKYKGLSLKDLWDNHREIFGNELKGVFPLLIKYIDAKDNLSIQVHPDDKYAKMVENQPNGKAESWYILDCEKDSDILIGHNAKTKEEFKKYIDDKEWSKLLRIRGIKKGDFFNIPAGTVHAIRKGTLILETQQNSDITYRLYDYDRLQNGKKRELHIQKSIDVVTCPYDKKNVEVTPKIEGNKIDYLKDDKFSITKYKVNGRQEIELESFYIICVIEGTGSVNGIEISKGTNFIVPKAFGKICFEGSVEFMLIHD from the coding sequence ATGGAATTAATTTTTTTAGAACCATATATGAAAGAAGTAGTATGGGGTGGAACAAGAATACAAAAAGAATATGGTTACAAAACAGATAGCGATCATATTGGTGAAGCATGGATAGTAAGTGCAAATGAACATGGATTAAGTAAGGTAGCTAATGGAAAGTATAAGGGGCTTAGTTTAAAAGACTTATGGGATAATCATCGTGAAATATTTGGTAATGAATTGAAAGGTGTTTTTCCTTTGTTAATAAAATACATAGATGCAAAAGATAATTTAAGCATACAAGTACACCCAGATGATAAATATGCTAAAATGGTAGAAAATCAACCTAATGGTAAAGCAGAGTCATGGTATATATTAGACTGTGAAAAAGATAGTGATATTTTAATAGGTCATAATGCAAAGACAAAAGAAGAGTTTAAAAAATATATAGATGATAAGGAATGGTCAAAACTTTTAAGAATAAGAGGAATAAAAAAAGGTGACTTTTTCAATATACCAGCAGGTACAGTACATGCTATTAGAAAAGGTACATTAATATTAGAAACACAACAAAATAGTGATATAACATACAGATTATACGATTATGATAGATTGCAAAATGGTAAAAAAAGAGAATTGCACATACAAAAAAGTATAGATGTAGTTACTTGTCCATATGATAAAAAGAATGTTGAGGTTACACCAAAGATAGAAGGTAACAAAATAGACTATCTAAAAGACGATAAATTTTCTATTACAAAGTACAAAGTAAATGGTAGACAAGAAATAGAACTTGAAAGCTTCTATATTATTTGCGTGATTGAAGGAACAGGTAGTGTAAATGGCATAGAAATATCAAAAGGCACAAACTTTATAGTCCCAAAAGCATTTGGAAAGATATGTTTTGAAGGTAGTGTAGAGTTCATGTTGATTCATGATTAA
- the rpsO gene encoding 30S ribosomal protein S15, producing MKSTQELIKEFGKNEKDTGSSEVQIAILTEKINHLTAHLKNHPKDVHSRVGLLKMVGKRRRMLTYIKNTRLDDYRTLIERLGLRK from the coding sequence ATGAAATCAACACAAGAATTAATTAAAGAATTCGGTAAAAATGAAAAGGATACAGGTTCATCAGAAGTTCAAATAGCAATTTTAACTGAAAAGATAAATCACTTGACTGCTCATTTAAAGAACCATCCTAAAGATGTTCACTCAAGAGTTGGACTATTAAAAATGGTTGGTAAGAGAAGAAGAATGTTAACTTACATCAAGAACACAAGACTTGATGATTACAGAACTCTTATCGAAAGATTAGGATTAAGAAAGTAA
- a CDS encoding DUF5633 domain-containing protein has translation MKKRTAVITLSSILFLTGTAFGKGYTNTNFQTHIKNAQIQEQKDKRAFEEKVKKLNEDKSKAKTPKREKPELTKGYSSKISAIFVALNHISSFNKGYEITRGANGLYYIRLLTDETYRIKSY, from the coding sequence ATGAAGAAAAGAACAGCAGTTATTACTTTATCAAGTATTTTATTTTTAACTGGAACAGCTTTTGGGAAGGGCTATACAAATACTAATTTCCAAACACATATAAAAAATGCTCAAATACAAGAACAAAAAGATAAAAGAGCATTTGAAGAAAAAGTGAAGAAATTAAATGAAGATAAAAGTAAGGCAAAAACACCAAAGAGAGAAAAACCTGAATTAACTAAAGGTTACTCATCAAAAATTTCTGCAATATTTGTGGCTTTAAATCATATCAGTTCATTCAATAAGGGATATGAAATAACTAGAGGTGCTAATGGGTTATATTACATTAGACTATTAACAGATGAAACTTATAGAATTAAAAGTTATTAA
- a CDS encoding YeiH family protein has translation MKKNFLIALFLTFICSILAKYISTISLFKLIGHLVLAMLLGMSLQLLKMNKEEYKQGFSYISNKFLRLGIILLGFKLDIAVLKASGIKSILIAMFAITFTIIVVYNIAKIFKVDEKLALLCACGCGICGAAAVMGISPSMNADKDDTILSVAVVCILGTVFTLIIVLLKPILNLNEIQYGVLSGASLHEIAHAVAAGATGGQISLDTALVTKLSRVLLLAPVAIIVGLISNKKNNTSELRVPLPLFMIGFIITSLIGTYYAPIKAYTKILVDIAYILLAMAMAALGLNVNFNVIKRRGKNIFISAFIGSSLLLISVYMIVKTFF, from the coding sequence ATGAAAAAGAATTTTTTAATTGCGTTATTTTTAACGTTTATATGCTCTATACTAGCTAAGTATATTTCAACAATAAGCCTATTTAAGTTGATAGGTCATTTAGTTTTGGCAATGTTACTGGGAATGAGTTTGCAACTTCTAAAAATGAATAAAGAAGAATACAAACAAGGTTTTTCGTATATATCAAATAAATTTTTAAGACTTGGTATTATACTTCTAGGATTTAAATTAGATATAGCTGTATTAAAAGCTAGTGGTATAAAAAGTATATTAATTGCTATGTTTGCAATAACATTCACAATAATTGTGGTGTATAATATTGCAAAAATATTTAAGGTTGATGAAAAATTAGCCTTATTATGTGCTTGTGGTTGTGGTATTTGTGGGGCAGCTGCAGTTATGGGTATTTCACCAAGCATGAATGCTGATAAAGATGATACTATACTATCAGTAGCTGTAGTTTGTATTTTAGGTACAGTGTTTACTCTAATTATTGTTCTACTAAAACCAATTTTAAATTTAAATGAAATACAATATGGTGTTTTAAGTGGTGCAAGTTTACATGAAATAGCTCATGCCGTTGCAGCAGGTGCAACAGGAGGTCAAATTTCACTAGATACTGCTTTAGTAACAAAATTATCACGTGTTCTACTATTAGCACCAGTTGCAATTATCGTAGGATTAATATCTAATAAGAAGAATAATACAAGTGAATTAAGAGTTCCTTTACCGTTATTTATGATAGGTTTTATCATAACTAGTCTAATAGGGACATATTATGCACCAATAAAGGCTTACACAAAAATCTTGGTAGATATTGCATATATTTTACTTGCTATGGCAATGGCAGCATTAGGATTAAATGTTAACTTTAATGTTATAAAAAGAAGAGGTAAAAATATCTTCATATCTGCGTTTATAGGTTCCTCTTTATTACTAATATCGGTGTACATGATTGTTAAGACATTTTTTTGA
- the leuS gene encoding leucine--tRNA ligase, with product MEYSPSEIEKKWSKKWEEDSVFKSSNYVDGKPNYYLLEMFAYPSGKLHAGHLRNYTLGDAIARYKKMKGFNVLHPFGWDSFGLPAENAAIDHGAMPEEWTAKNIENMKRQLKLMGISYDWDREIATYKKEYYKFNQKFFIEMYKKGLVYKKKSYVNWCPDCNTVLANEQVEQGKCWRHGKTDVIQKELSQWYFKITKYAQELLDGHEELREGWPEQVLAMQKNWIGRSEGTSVEFNLNYNGENIPITVFTTRVDTLYGVTYVVLAPEHEIVEKVVLKEKPELKEQIDSMINEDKISREAADKEKTGVDTGLFVVNPVNNEKVPLYIGNYVLMDYGTGAVMAVPAHDERDYAFSKKYNLPIRQVIKGEDEKDGCAYTGKGTMINSEEFNGLSNVEAKEGIINKLVSLNKGEKKVNYRLHDWLISRQRYWGTPIPVIYDEEGNIYLEEEKNLPVELPTDINFKIKGNPITTSESFKHVVLPNGKLGRRETDTMDTFVDSSWYYLRYLDPKNPNIPFDKNDANSWTPVSQYIGGVEHAVMHLLYARFFHKVFCDLGYLSTNEPFKRLLTQGMVLANSYYSSKERKYLFEKDVELKNGKAYAKDTNEELVVKMEKMSKSKNNGLDPEELTKEYGVDAARLFTLFAAPPEKELEWNMNGVMGAYRFISRIYNIVEETGEILSKDYDDIDIEKRNKEDENLQRKVHKTIKKVTESMEDNFHFNTAIAATMELLNEISSYKQNVLDKSEKSSESNKIFKEAVVSMVLMISPFTPYIAEELWEKLGNKGYIYNAKWPEYIEKLTHSSEITMVIQVNGKLRSEMQVSANISKEEAEKLALENEKISQLIEGKTIVKVIVVPKKLVNVVIR from the coding sequence ATGGAATATTCACCAAGCGAAATAGAAAAAAAATGGAGCAAAAAATGGGAAGAAGATTCAGTTTTCAAATCTTCAAACTATGTAGATGGTAAACCAAACTATTATCTACTTGAAATGTTTGCTTATCCATCAGGTAAATTACATGCAGGACATCTTCGTAATTATACATTAGGAGATGCAATAGCTAGATACAAAAAAATGAAAGGATTTAATGTATTACACCCATTTGGTTGGGATTCATTTGGGCTACCTGCTGAAAATGCTGCAATAGATCATGGAGCTATGCCTGAAGAATGGACAGCTAAAAATATTGAAAACATGAAAAGACAATTAAAGTTAATGGGTATATCTTATGATTGGGATAGAGAAATTGCAACCTACAAGAAAGAATACTATAAATTTAACCAAAAATTTTTCATAGAAATGTATAAAAAAGGTCTAGTTTACAAGAAAAAATCATATGTAAACTGGTGTCCAGACTGTAATACAGTTTTAGCAAATGAACAAGTAGAACAAGGAAAATGTTGGCGTCATGGTAAAACAGATGTTATACAAAAAGAATTATCACAATGGTATTTTAAAATAACTAAATATGCACAAGAGTTACTAGATGGTCATGAAGAATTAAGAGAAGGTTGGCCTGAACAAGTATTAGCTATGCAAAAGAATTGGATAGGTAGATCTGAAGGGACTAGTGTAGAATTTAATTTAAACTACAATGGTGAAAATATCCCTATAACTGTATTTACAACTAGAGTAGATACATTGTATGGAGTAACTTATGTAGTATTAGCTCCAGAACATGAAATAGTTGAAAAGGTAGTTTTAAAAGAAAAGCCAGAATTAAAAGAACAAATAGATAGTATGATAAATGAAGATAAAATCTCAAGAGAAGCTGCAGATAAGGAAAAAACAGGTGTTGATACAGGTCTATTTGTAGTTAATCCAGTAAATAATGAAAAAGTGCCTTTGTATATAGGAAACTATGTACTAATGGATTATGGTACAGGAGCTGTTATGGCAGTGCCAGCACACGATGAAAGAGACTATGCATTTTCTAAGAAGTATAACTTGCCTATAAGACAAGTAATAAAGGGAGAAGATGAAAAAGATGGTTGTGCATATACTGGAAAAGGTACAATGATAAATTCAGAAGAATTTAATGGTCTATCAAATGTTGAAGCTAAAGAGGGTATAATAAACAAGTTAGTTAGTTTAAATAAGGGTGAAAAGAAGGTAAATTACAGACTTCATGACTGGTTAATAAGTAGACAAAGATATTGGGGAACACCTATACCTGTAATATATGATGAAGAAGGTAATATTTATCTAGAGGAAGAAAAGAATTTACCAGTTGAGTTACCTACAGATATTAACTTTAAAATAAAGGGTAACCCTATAACAACATCAGAAAGCTTTAAACATGTGGTATTACCTAATGGTAAATTAGGAAGAAGAGAAACAGATACTATGGATACCTTTGTTGATTCATCATGGTATTACTTAAGATATCTTGATCCTAAAAATCCTAATATACCATTTGATAAAAATGATGCAAATTCATGGACACCAGTGTCACAATATATAGGAGGAGTTGAACATGCTGTAATGCACTTGCTTTATGCAAGATTCTTCCATAAGGTATTTTGTGATTTAGGATATTTATCAACAAATGAACCATTTAAGAGACTATTGACTCAAGGTATGGTTTTAGCTAATTCATATTATTCAAGTAAAGAAAGAAAGTACCTATTTGAAAAAGATGTAGAATTAAAAAATGGTAAGGCATACGCTAAAGACACAAATGAAGAATTAGTTGTTAAGATGGAAAAGATGTCAAAATCAAAGAATAATGGGCTAGATCCAGAAGAATTAACAAAAGAATATGGAGTAGATGCAGCAAGATTATTTACACTATTCGCAGCACCACCTGAAAAAGAATTAGAATGGAACATGAATGGTGTTATGGGAGCCTATAGATTCATATCAAGAATATACAATATTGTTGAAGAAACAGGTGAAATATTATCAAAAGACTATGATGATATAGATATAGAAAAAAGAAATAAAGAAGATGAAAATCTTCAAAGAAAAGTTCATAAGACTATAAAAAAAGTAACAGAAAGTATGGAAGATAATTTCCACTTTAATACTGCGATAGCAGCAACAATGGAATTGTTAAATGAAATTTCTAGTTATAAACAAAATGTTTTAGACAAATCAGAAAAAAGTAGTGAATCAAACAAGATATTTAAAGAAGCAGTAGTTTCTATGGTACTTATGATTTCACCATTTACACCATATATAGCAGAAGAATTATGGGAAAAACTAGGAAATAAAGGATATATTTATAACGCAAAGTGGCCAGAATATATTGAAAAATTAACTCATAGTTCAGAAATTACTATGGTAATACAAGTAAATGGAAAATTAAGATCAGAAATGCAAGTTAGTGCTAATATCTCAAAAGAAGAAGCAGAAAAATTAGCTCTAGAAAATGAAAAAATATCACAACTAATTGAAGGTAAAACTATTGTTAAAGTTATAGTTGTTCCTAAGAAGTTAGTTAATGTAGTAATAAGATAG